The genome window GCGGTATGGTCGCTATCATAGCAGCCGGCGTGCTGGCTCATCTGGGCAAGATGGACATAACCGTGAGTATCGTGCTGGCGGCCGCCGCCAATGCTATCGGCGATACTTTGCTTTTTTACGTCAGCAGGTATAACCGCGCGGCCGTGATGCCGTATCTGGCTAGACATAAACGCAAGCTTGCCTTCTCTCAAATTTTATTTAAGCAGCACGGAAATAAAATAATATTTTTCAAAAAATTTATCTACGGACTAAAGACTCTCATCCCGCTTGCTATAGGGCTTACAAAGTATTCGTTTGCTAAATTTAGCGTCATAAACATTGTTAGCGCGGCAGCTTGGGCGATTTTGCTCGGGCTTGGTAGCTTTTGGGCGGGCGAGGCGTTTGAGCGGGCGTGGGATTTTATGGGCGAAAACGGCTGGCTGATGCCGGTTGCGATGTTTTCGCTACTGACGCTCATCTGGGTATATCTACAACAAGCGACGAAAAAGAAAGGAAGGTCGGAATGAAAAAGTTACTCATTGTATTGGTGATTATAGCCGGCGTGGTTTTTGGCGGGCTAAAATTTAACGCAAACAAGGTGGAGGAAAAATATAACGAGGCTTTGAATCTAATCAAAGCAAACGGTATGGAGGTCAAAAATAGCGTATTTGAGGGCGGTCTACTAAAGTCGCACGCAAACTACGACGTGGTTTTGTCTAAAAACTACATAAACGAGCTCGTCTCTCTTGGCGAAGAGTACGGCGCGCCAGAGGATCTAATGATAAAAATCGACATGAATATCTCGCATGGATTTGATAGCTTGCTGGGTAAATTTGAAGTCGCGGGCGATGCCGAGTTTTTAAACGACCCGTATAAAAATTTCATCAAAGAGATATTTGATACGACTAGACCTATCAAATTTCACGCGGACGGCGCTTCGGGCGGAGATAAAAAATTCGTCTTTGAGCTAGTCGGAGTGCAAAAAGAACAAGACGGCAATAAACTAAATCTCGCCAAATCGCTTTTAAATTTTGACATAAACGGCGAAAAGAAAATAACCGGAGCTTCTTTCGTAAACGATTTTATCGACTTTGCTAGCAAACAAGGCGTCGCTATAAAGATCAAAAATATCGACTACGACGTGAAGTACGAAACGCCGATCGAGCTTAATATGATTTCAAAAGCGCTCGTAAATAGCACTTATAAATTTGAACTTGGCGCTATAGACGTGATTTCGGGCGCAGAGGCTCTGCAAATCGGAAAGATAACGAGCGACTCCAAGCTAACCGTGCTAAGCGATACTCTAACACAGGACGATACGAGCACGATAGAGAAGATAAAATATGCAAAATATGAATTTAAAGACTTTTTGATCAAAACGAAATTTACAAATTTAGATAAAGCCGCGTTTGAAGATATTATTAACGCCAAGGGAGAGCCTGAAGCTCAGCTTGCGGCTATAATGCAAGCACTTGATAAATTTATAAAAAGAGCTCCGAAGCTTACCTTTGAAAATTTAAATTTTAAAAATGCGGCCGGCAAGAGTTATGCCTCAAATTTTGAGTTTTCTATCGACCCGGACGGGGTAGATAGTCAAAATTTTCTTGACAATATCCCGACTGCTATAAATTTTAGCGGCAAAATTGAGCTTGATACGACGCCGGGAGAGTTTATATTCGGCAGCGGCGAGGAAAAAGAGGGAATAAATGCAATGCTCGTAAACGGCGGACTATTTAAAGAAAACGGCGGCAAATACGTAACTATTTTTAAATACAATAAAAGAACGCAAGATTTAATCTTTAACGAAAATTTATCTCTAAAATCTCTTTTTCAATAAAATTTAGCATGCTTAGACAAATTTTTATGTTTGTTTAAGCATGTTTTCTATATACTTCACTTTCCGCTTCACAGAAAGCGAGTTTTTTAATTTAACACTGTTAAACTAATTAGTCAATCTTTGAAATCTAAACAAGTGATCGATTGAGCCAATCTTTTTTCAGGCTTTCCCTGGAAAGTAGATAAGAGATAAAACTAATTAATAAAATTAAAGTTTTTTGATTAAAACTTCATATTAAATCCTAAGATATTTTATTTTAGGTAAATTTTATATGGAGAGTTTGATCCTGGCTCAGAGTGAACGCTGGCGGCGTGCCTAATACATGCAAGTCGAACGGAGATTAAGTAGCTTGCTATTTAATCTTAGTGGCGCACGGGTGAGTAATATATAGCTAACTTGCCCATTACTAAGGGACAACAGTTGGAAACGACTGCTAATACCTTATACTCCGTATCTATATAAGTAGGTACGGGAAAGTTTTTCGGTAATGGATAGGGCTATATCGTATCAGCTAGTTGGTAAGGTAATGGCTTACCAAGGCTATGACGCGTAACTGGTCTGAGAGGATGATCAGTCACACTGGAACTGAGACACGGTCCAGACTCCTACGGGAGGCAGCAGTAGGGAATATTGCTCAATGGGGGAAACCCTGAAGCAGCAACGCCGCGTGGAGGATGACACTTTTCGGAGCGTAAACTCCTTTTCTTGGGAAAGAATT of Campylobacter showae contains these proteins:
- a CDS encoding DedA family protein; the protein is MQEMLTSLSTYGYVIVFLYSLGGGMVAIIAAGVLAHLGKMDITVSIVLAAAANAIGDTLLFYVSRYNRAAVMPYLARHKRKLAFSQILFKQHGNKIIFFKKFIYGLKTLIPLAIGLTKYSFAKFSVINIVSAAAWAILLGLGSFWAGEAFERAWDFMGENGWLMPVAMFSLLTLIWVYLQQATKKKGRSE
- a CDS encoding DUF945 family protein, yielding MKKLLIVLVIIAGVVFGGLKFNANKVEEKYNEALNLIKANGMEVKNSVFEGGLLKSHANYDVVLSKNYINELVSLGEEYGAPEDLMIKIDMNISHGFDSLLGKFEVAGDAEFLNDPYKNFIKEIFDTTRPIKFHADGASGGDKKFVFELVGVQKEQDGNKLNLAKSLLNFDINGEKKITGASFVNDFIDFASKQGVAIKIKNIDYDVKYETPIELNMISKALVNSTYKFELGAIDVISGAEALQIGKITSDSKLTVLSDTLTQDDTSTIEKIKYAKYEFKDFLIKTKFTNLDKAAFEDIINAKGEPEAQLAAIMQALDKFIKRAPKLTFENLNFKNAAGKSYASNFEFSIDPDGVDSQNFLDNIPTAINFSGKIELDTTPGEFIFGSGEEKEGINAMLVNGGLFKENGGKYVTIFKYNKRTQDLIFNENLSLKSLFQ